From the genome of Hymenobacter cellulosilyticus, one region includes:
- a CDS encoding T9SS-dependent M36 family metallopeptidase — protein MSAYRTLALAAFLAVPGLAAAQTAPLERALGQLAAQRTRLGLSESDLTNPAVTSQYTDQHNGVTHLYLRQRHEGIEILNAVADAHVLANGKVTALHSSFLPNVASAARGTTPNLTPVQAVEAAARALQIAAPASLRAERDAAPAAGLTFNDGGISQDNIKAKLMYLPLAGGELRLVYDVLLWPTTSDDAWAVRVDARTGALVNKISYTVHEPVTFADLTARAVQVMKMPEPVTTQTSKVNGPNSYNVWPLTIESPIHGARQVVANPADATASPFGWHDDNGVAGAEYTITRGNNVHAYDDRFARNVYVANTSLSPDGGANLEFDFPYDGNLRQVGNLKASITNLFFWNNLMHDVMFRKGFNEVSGNFQQKNYTGLGLGNDQVKAEGQDGGGTNNANFSTPPDGTRGKMQMYNWSAAPGTLIVASPASVAGTYPAGLADFGRTINSLGSTYRGKLVLVNDGSGKPSRGCNGPLQNPAQLAGNIAVVDRGKCTFASKVQLAQAAGAKMVVIVDTTATATPNGMTGAADTVGIRIPSLFVTKAVGDQLKLAMEGGGIVMAGGTGGAGPDGDFDNGIVAHEYGHGISTRLTGGPANSDCLNNAEQMGEGWSDFFALWMTTKPGDVGTTPRGIGTYAGNEPTTGAGIRRKRYTTDFSVNNHTYAFIGSQYTAVHDIGEVWATVLWDLNWAFINRYGYNTDLTAATGGNNMCLQLVLDGLKLQKCSPGFLDGRDAILKADTVNNGAANSAMIWQVFARRGMGANAVQGSSNILSDNTAGFQLPTVLSTQKSLNEKLVEVYPNPAQDQLTVRTQVSSKVPVQVELLTVLGRTVLTTSAAAARIQSEGIRLNTTELANGIYVVRLTTSEGTITKKVMVQH, from the coding sequence ATGTCTGCCTACCGGACCCTAGCGTTGGCAGCTTTCCTGGCAGTGCCTGGTCTGGCGGCGGCCCAAACGGCTCCTTTGGAGCGGGCCCTGGGCCAGCTGGCCGCCCAGCGTACCCGCCTTGGTCTGAGCGAATCTGACTTGACCAACCCGGCCGTAACCAGCCAGTACACCGACCAGCACAACGGTGTAACTCACCTTTACCTGCGGCAGCGCCACGAGGGCATCGAGATTCTGAATGCCGTAGCCGATGCCCACGTACTGGCCAATGGCAAGGTCACGGCCCTGCACAGCAGCTTTCTGCCCAACGTGGCCTCCGCCGCCCGCGGCACGACGCCCAACCTGACGCCCGTCCAGGCCGTGGAAGCCGCGGCCCGCGCCCTGCAGATTGCCGCTCCTGCCAGTCTGCGGGCTGAGCGCGACGCGGCCCCGGCCGCCGGCCTTACGTTTAACGACGGCGGTATTTCCCAGGACAACATCAAGGCCAAGCTGATGTACCTGCCCCTGGCAGGCGGCGAGCTGCGCCTGGTGTACGACGTGCTGCTCTGGCCTACTACCAGCGACGACGCCTGGGCGGTGCGCGTGGACGCCCGCACCGGCGCTTTGGTCAATAAAATCTCCTACACCGTGCACGAGCCCGTAACCTTTGCGGACCTCACGGCCCGGGCGGTACAGGTGATGAAAATGCCGGAACCCGTTACCACCCAAACCAGCAAGGTGAACGGGCCCAACAGCTACAATGTGTGGCCCCTGACCATTGAAAGCCCGATTCACGGCGCCCGGCAGGTAGTAGCCAACCCCGCCGATGCTACGGCCTCGCCCTTCGGCTGGCACGACGACAACGGCGTGGCCGGTGCTGAGTACACCATTACCCGCGGCAACAACGTGCATGCCTACGATGACCGGTTTGCTCGTAACGTGTACGTCGCCAATACGTCTTTGAGCCCCGACGGCGGCGCCAACCTGGAGTTCGACTTCCCCTACGACGGCAACCTGCGCCAGGTGGGCAACCTGAAGGCTTCTATTACCAACCTGTTCTTCTGGAACAACCTGATGCACGACGTGATGTTCCGCAAGGGCTTCAACGAGGTCAGCGGCAACTTCCAGCAGAAAAACTACACGGGCCTGGGCCTGGGCAACGACCAGGTAAAAGCTGAAGGCCAGGACGGCGGCGGCACCAACAACGCCAACTTCTCTACCCCGCCCGACGGTACCCGGGGCAAAATGCAGATGTACAACTGGAGTGCCGCCCCCGGCACGCTGATTGTCGCCTCGCCGGCCTCGGTAGCCGGCACCTATCCGGCTGGCCTGGCTGACTTCGGCCGCACCATCAACTCGCTGGGCAGCACTTACCGCGGCAAGCTCGTGCTGGTAAATGACGGCTCGGGCAAACCTTCGCGGGGCTGCAACGGCCCGCTGCAAAACCCCGCTCAGCTGGCTGGTAACATTGCCGTAGTTGACCGCGGCAAGTGCACCTTCGCCTCCAAAGTACAGCTGGCCCAGGCCGCTGGCGCCAAAATGGTCGTGATTGTTGATACCACGGCCACGGCTACTCCCAACGGGATGACCGGCGCTGCCGACACCGTGGGCATCCGTATTCCGTCCCTGTTTGTTACCAAAGCCGTGGGCGACCAGCTCAAGCTGGCCATGGAAGGCGGCGGAATTGTAATGGCAGGCGGCACCGGCGGAGCCGGCCCCGATGGGGACTTCGATAACGGCATTGTGGCCCACGAATACGGCCACGGCATCTCGACCCGCCTCACCGGCGGCCCTGCCAACTCTGACTGCCTCAATAACGCCGAGCAGATGGGTGAGGGCTGGAGCGACTTTTTTGCCCTGTGGATGACGACCAAACCCGGCGACGTAGGCACTACGCCCCGCGGAATCGGGACGTATGCCGGCAATGAGCCGACGACCGGAGCCGGCATCCGGCGCAAGCGCTACACCACCGACTTCAGCGTCAACAACCACACCTACGCCTTTATTGGCTCCCAGTACACGGCCGTGCACGACATCGGCGAAGTATGGGCCACGGTTCTGTGGGACCTGAACTGGGCCTTCATTAACCGCTACGGCTACAACACGGACCTGACGGCCGCTACTGGTGGCAACAACATGTGCCTGCAGCTGGTACTCGACGGCCTGAAGCTGCAGAAATGCAGCCCGGGTTTCCTGGACGGCCGCGACGCTATTCTGAAAGCAGATACCGTGAACAACGGCGCGGCCAACTCGGCCATGATCTGGCAGGTATTCGCCCGTCGTGGTATGGGGGCCAACGCCGTGCAGGGTAGCAGCAACATCCTGTCGGACAACACCGCCGGCTTCCAGCTGCCAACCGTGCTGAGCACGCAGAAATCCTTGAACGAGAAGCTGGTGGAAGTATACCCCAACCCGGCTCAGGATCAGCTGACTGTGCG